One segment of Streptomyces sp. NA02950 DNA contains the following:
- a CDS encoding serine/threonine-protein kinase has protein sequence MGDEGTGRRGERVAGGRYRLLDVLGHGGMGVVWRAYDEALGREVAIKEVRAPAGLGDRDIGRLYARLEREGRAAARVSHRNVVTVYDVALEGGRPWIVMELVRGLSLSDVLEAEGRLPPPRAAFIGAEVLTALRAAHAVGVLHRDVKPGNVLVANDGRVVLTDFGIAVVEGDSALTLTGELVGSPEFLAPERALGAPPGPAADLWSLGVLLYAAVEGVSPFRQDTPLSTLRAVVDASLPEPRRAGPLTPVLEGLLHKDPRLRLTAAEAERMLRLVAAGGTPRSASAPVPAPVPVPPVPSAGFAANGPDTAPYHAAPAPAPFSPPPDGGPPPGHRPRRAVAALAAGALLAGLALGGLAWALLNDNGEDGNAPRGGGGSHSAGPAAGGKDRPEPRASTSRTDGGGDTASRPADGTSSSKRPSLTITIIVKAVRGGYHGTCPPPEDKAPSFTATVTVNRAPTTVEYRWISGSGEVSGPGWQKLEFTGGSAGSSRTLRHTEAAPGARKDWIALEARSPKAVTSEKVSFTVVCEEAPTDGASSSASSSASSSASSSASSSASFSAADSAADSASSQGG, from the coding sequence ATGGGCGACGAGGGTACGGGGCGACGGGGCGAGCGGGTGGCAGGCGGGCGTTACCGCCTCCTGGACGTGCTGGGCCACGGCGGGATGGGCGTGGTGTGGCGGGCGTACGACGAGGCGCTGGGCCGCGAGGTCGCCATCAAGGAGGTCCGCGCCCCGGCCGGGCTCGGCGACCGCGACATCGGGCGGCTCTACGCCCGGCTGGAGCGCGAGGGCCGGGCGGCCGCGCGGGTCTCGCACCGCAATGTGGTCACGGTATACGACGTGGCGCTGGAGGGCGGTCGCCCCTGGATCGTGATGGAGCTGGTGCGCGGCCTGTCCCTGTCCGACGTCCTGGAGGCGGAGGGTCGCCTGCCACCCCCACGGGCGGCGTTCATCGGCGCCGAGGTGCTGACCGCGCTGCGGGCGGCCCATGCGGTCGGGGTGCTGCACCGGGACGTCAAACCCGGCAACGTACTGGTCGCCAACGACGGCCGGGTGGTGCTCACCGACTTCGGTATCGCGGTGGTGGAGGGTGATTCGGCGCTGACGCTGACCGGGGAGCTGGTGGGCTCGCCGGAGTTCCTCGCGCCGGAGCGCGCCCTCGGCGCCCCGCCGGGTCCCGCGGCCGACCTGTGGTCGCTGGGCGTCCTGCTGTACGCGGCGGTCGAGGGCGTCTCACCGTTCCGCCAGGACACCCCGCTGAGCACGCTGCGCGCGGTGGTGGACGCGTCGCTGCCGGAGCCGCGCCGGGCCGGACCGCTCACGCCCGTTCTGGAGGGGCTGCTGCACAAGGATCCGCGGCTGCGGCTCACGGCGGCGGAGGCGGAGCGGATGCTGCGGCTGGTGGCGGCGGGCGGTACGCCCCGGTCCGCCTCGGCCCCGGTGCCCGCGCCCGTACCCGTACCACCCGTACCGTCGGCGGGCTTCGCGGCGAACGGCCCGGACACCGCGCCGTACCACGCCGCCCCCGCCCCCGCTCCCTTCTCCCCGCCGCCGGACGGCGGGCCGCCGCCCGGCCACCGGCCCCGCCGTGCGGTGGCCGCCCTGGCGGCGGGCGCACTGCTGGCCGGGCTGGCGCTGGGCGGGCTGGCCTGGGCGCTGCTGAACGACAACGGCGAGGACGGCAACGCTCCCCGGGGCGGCGGCGGTTCGCACAGCGCCGGTCCCGCCGCCGGGGGCAAGGACCGCCCTGAGCCCCGCGCCAGTACGAGCCGTACAGATGGGGGCGGCGACACGGCCTCCCGTCCGGCGGACGGCACCTCGTCCTCGAAACGGCCGTCCCTCACCATCACGATCATCGTGAAGGCGGTGCGCGGCGGCTACCACGGCACCTGCCCCCCGCCGGAGGACAAGGCGCCGTCCTTCACCGCGACCGTCACGGTGAACCGCGCGCCCACGACCGTGGAGTACCGCTGGATCAGCGGAAGCGGTGAGGTGTCCGGTCCGGGCTGGCAGAAGCTGGAGTTCACCGGCGGCTCGGCGGGATCGTCCCGGACGCTGCGTCATACGGAGGCGGCTCCCGGGGCGCGCAAGGACTGGATCGCGCTGGAGGCGCGGAGCCCCAAGGCGGTGACCTCGGAGAAGGTGTCCTTCACCGTGGTGTGCGAGGAGGCCCCGACGGACGGGGCCTCCTCTTCGGCTTCCTCCTCGGCTTCCTCCTCGGCTTCCTCCTCGGCTTCCTCTTCGGCCTCCTTTTCGGCCGCTGATTCGGCCGCTGATTCGGCCTCGTCCCAAGGCGGCTGA
- a CDS encoding sulfite exporter TauE/SafE family protein, which translates to MRFRVRRLVAAAGVLTGAAALVVLPAGSASAHPLGNFTVNRYDGLVVAPGQLRVDHVEDLAEIPSSQAKPEIDRNGDNALSAREVDTWAARRCASAARGAQLTVDGRAVPVRAAHTAGHTRRGQAGLPTLRVECRLTAALARDERTAVSYRPKDIGTGPGWREMTAQGDRMTLSGSDAPKDSASRRLTSYPKDQLSSPADQRSVTLRARPGGPALAASPSDEAAKGVASGVLPRGVDRWTEALTSMVARHDITFGFALTAFGTAVLLGAMHAMAPGHGKTMMAAAAAAGGRSALRDVVALGASVTVTHTMGVFALGLLVTAGSAAAPSVISWLGIASGVLVSAAGARLLRKALRRRRQLSPQYHHHGHDHEHGHSHSPTDDHEQGHTHDHAHPHDHAPTHTHAHTHTHDHGDGHSHTHELRPTLRGTLLLGFAGGLVPSPSAVIVLVGAAALGQAWFGFLLVLAYGLGLALTLTLAGFAVVRLGHRAAERLSARRTAAAGRGHRLLAALHRASPVGTAAVVLVLGCGLVLRGAATTLG; encoded by the coding sequence ATGAGGTTCCGCGTCCGCCGTCTGGTGGCCGCCGCGGGCGTTCTGACCGGCGCGGCGGCCCTGGTCGTGCTGCCCGCGGGCAGCGCCTCCGCCCATCCGCTCGGCAACTTCACCGTCAACCGCTACGACGGTCTGGTCGTCGCCCCCGGACAGCTGCGGGTGGACCATGTCGAGGACCTGGCCGAGATCCCCTCCTCACAGGCGAAGCCGGAGATCGACCGCAACGGCGACAACGCCCTCTCGGCGCGTGAGGTGGACACATGGGCCGCGCGCCGGTGCGCAAGCGCCGCACGCGGGGCGCAACTGACCGTCGACGGGCGCGCGGTGCCGGTGCGCGCCGCCCACACCGCCGGACACACTCGGCGCGGCCAGGCGGGGCTGCCGACACTGCGCGTCGAGTGCCGGCTGACGGCCGCGCTGGCACGGGATGAGCGGACGGCCGTCTCGTACCGTCCGAAGGACATCGGCACCGGCCCCGGATGGCGGGAGATGACGGCCCAGGGCGACCGGATGACGCTCTCCGGCTCCGACGCGCCGAAGGACTCCGCCTCGCGACGGCTGACCAGCTACCCCAAGGACCAGCTCTCCTCACCGGCCGACCAGCGCTCGGTCACCCTGCGGGCGCGGCCCGGCGGCCCGGCGCTCGCCGCGTCCCCCTCCGACGAGGCGGCGAAGGGGGTGGCCTCCGGGGTGCTGCCGCGCGGTGTCGACCGCTGGACCGAGGCGCTGACCTCGATGGTGGCGCGCCATGACATCACCTTCGGCTTCGCGCTCACCGCGTTCGGCACCGCCGTCCTGCTCGGCGCGATGCACGCGATGGCCCCCGGGCACGGCAAGACGATGATGGCGGCGGCCGCGGCGGCGGGCGGACGCAGTGCGCTGCGCGATGTGGTGGCGCTGGGCGCGTCGGTGACGGTCACCCACACGATGGGTGTGTTCGCGCTGGGGCTGCTGGTCACGGCGGGCTCGGCGGCGGCGCCCTCGGTGATCTCCTGGCTGGGCATCGCGAGCGGGGTGCTGGTCTCGGCGGCCGGGGCGCGGCTGCTGCGCAAGGCGCTGCGCCGCCGACGGCAACTGAGCCCTCAGTACCATCACCACGGTCATGACCACGAGCACGGCCACAGCCACAGCCCTACGGATGACCACGAGCAGGGCCACACCCACGACCACGCGCACCCCCACGACCACGCCCCTACGCACACCCACGCCCATACGCACACCCATGACCACGGGGACGGGCACAGCCACACCCATGAGCTGCGGCCCACCCTCCGCGGCACACTGCTGCTCGGTTTCGCCGGGGGTCTGGTCCCCAGTCCCTCCGCCGTCATCGTGCTGGTGGGCGCGGCGGCCCTGGGGCAGGCGTGGTTCGGCTTCCTGCTGGTGCTGGCGTACGGGCTGGGTCTGGCGCTGACCCTCACCCTCGCCGGGTTCGCCGTGGTGCGGCTCGGACACCGGGCCGCGGAAAGGCTGAGCGCCCGCCGTACGGCCGCGGCGGGCCGCGGCCACCGGCTGCTGGCGGCGCTCCACCGCGCCTCCCCGGTGGGCACGGCAGCCGTGGTGCTCGTGCTCGGATGCGGATTGGTGCTCAGGGGGGCCGCAACTACGCTCGGTTGA